The proteins below come from a single Deltaproteobacteria bacterium genomic window:
- a CDS encoding transposase encodes FFRSHLGGFGNLLSVILKNRRPDNPNLVIQSDLATVNLISDPALSERLQVTYAGCAYHARRPFAIHEAQDPELCEWILHEFKGLAIFEGGLDAAGRNRDNTTVVRDTDERETWEQIKYYAYLIAKKWSAASELGKAARYIIKNYEKLTYYLQDYRLAVSNNFSERMLRLERLIENNALFRQTLGGRFSLDIIRTVLQTAIAAKVDLQLYLMWVMSMPAEVVDAAPDDFTPLAFARVKSQHIAP; translated from the coding sequence TTTTTTCGCTCGCATCTTGGTGGTTTTGGCAACTTGCTTTCCGTCATTCTCAAGAATAGGAGACCGGATAACCCCAATTTAGTCATTCAGTCCGACCTGGCGACAGTCAACCTGATCTCAGACCCGGCCTTAAGCGAGAGGTTGCAGGTGACTTACGCCGGCTGCGCCTACCACGCGAGGCGACCATTCGCGATTCATGAAGCCCAAGATCCCGAACTCTGTGAGTGGATTTTGCATGAATTTAAGGGCCTGGCCATTTTTGAAGGCGGCCTTGATGCTGCCGGCCGCAACCGCGACAACACTACGGTCGTCAGAGACACCGACGAGCGGGAGACGTGGGAGCAGATTAAATATTATGCCTATTTGATCGCGAAAAAATGGTCTGCCGCTAGCGAACTCGGCAAGGCGGCGCGCTACATTATAAAAAACTACGAAAAATTGACCTACTATCTCCAGGATTATCGTCTGGCCGTTTCGAATAATTTCTCGGAGCGTATGTTGCGCCTGGAACGCTTGATTGAAAATAACGCCCTCTTTCGCCAGACTCTTGGCGGACGCTTCTCGCTCGACATTATACGCACCGTGCTGCAAACGGCTATCGCCGCGAAAGTCGACCTGCAGCTGTATTTGATGTGGGTGATGAGCATGCCGGCCGAAGTCGTCGACGCAGCACCGGATGACTTTACGCCACTGGCATTTGCGCGTGTAAAATCGCAGCATATAGCACCTTAG